Proteins from a single region of Limosilactobacillus fermentum:
- a CDS encoding tyrosine-protein phosphatase: MSLNRLLPIEAGHNFRELGGYQTTDGRQVQWHRLIRAGALGQLSEADLALLAQLNVTADIDFRSPTELEAAADRVPHTATYHHEPVFDTDRTESSKTNAELEPLLVADPDSGARHMEVTYQEMVTEPTSKTAYQHFFAHLLATPSDGAVLFHCTAGKDRTGVGAFLLLSALGVDAKTIEQDYLLTNQVNEAFVNELLQRFASAGKNETYVHNFRSLATVSPRYLNATKQAIATHYGTVNDFLTTGLGLSAGDLADLKQLYLV; encoded by the coding sequence GTGTCTTTAAATCGCCTGTTACCAATTGAAGCCGGCCACAACTTCCGCGAACTCGGGGGCTACCAGACCACCGATGGCCGCCAAGTTCAGTGGCACCGCCTGATCCGGGCCGGCGCCCTCGGCCAGCTTTCGGAGGCTGATTTAGCCCTCTTAGCCCAGCTAAACGTGACCGCCGACATCGACTTTCGTTCCCCCACTGAATTAGAGGCGGCCGCCGATCGGGTCCCCCACACGGCCACTTATCACCACGAACCGGTCTTTGACACCGACCGGACCGAGTCATCCAAGACCAACGCCGAACTGGAGCCCCTCTTAGTGGCCGACCCGGACAGTGGTGCCCGCCACATGGAGGTCACCTACCAGGAGATGGTTACCGAGCCGACCTCTAAGACGGCCTACCAACACTTCTTCGCCCACCTACTGGCGACCCCTAGCGACGGGGCGGTCCTCTTTCACTGCACCGCCGGTAAGGACCGGACCGGGGTCGGCGCCTTCTTGTTGCTCTCGGCCCTCGGCGTCGATGCCAAGACGATCGAACAAGATTACCTGCTGACTAACCAGGTCAACGAGGCCTTTGTCAACGAACTGCTGCAGCGCTTTGCTTCCGCCGGCAAAAACGAGACTTACGTCCATAACTTCCGGTCACTAGCCACCGTTTCGCCCCGCTACCTCAACGCCACCAAGCAGGCCATCGCTACCCATTATGGCACGGTTAACGACTTTTTAACCACCGGCCTGGGGCTCAGTGCTGGCGACCTGGCCGACCTCAAACAACTCTACCTCGTTTAA
- a CDS encoding YbhB/YbcL family Raf kinase inhibitor-like protein, translated as MRISVPLTKEGLLADQYGKFAPASDMLADHPVRSFPIEIADVPAGTESLALTFVDFDSTPVCGFTWIHWLAANFPANTTLIGDDASRKDGHGFVQGKNSNAGRLVNGDPAITKGYVGPQPPDQIHDYTLTVYALDTTLDLNEGYWLNEFRHAAKGHVLEKVSLELPSRAN; from the coding sequence ATGCGCATTTCCGTTCCCCTGACTAAAGAAGGGCTCCTCGCCGATCAATATGGTAAGTTCGCCCCGGCCAGCGATATGCTAGCCGATCACCCGGTCCGCTCCTTCCCCATTGAAATTGCGGACGTCCCAGCCGGCACTGAAAGCCTGGCCCTGACCTTTGTCGACTTTGATTCCACCCCGGTTTGTGGCTTTACCTGGATTCACTGGCTAGCCGCTAACTTCCCGGCCAACACCACCCTAATTGGCGATGACGCTAGCCGCAAGGACGGTCACGGTTTTGTCCAGGGCAAAAACAGTAACGCCGGCCGCCTGGTTAACGGCGACCCGGCCATTACCAAGGGCTACGTCGGTCCCCAACCGCCGGACCAGATCCACGACTACACCCTAACCGTTTACGCCTTAGACACCACCCTCGACCTTAATGAGGGCTACTGGCTCAACGAGTTCCGCCATGCTGCCAAGGGTCACGTCTTAGAAAAGGTCAGCCTAGAGCTGCCGAGCCGCGCTAATTAA
- a CDS encoding alpha-galactosidase, giving the protein MPVFINEETKLFHLQTKNTSYIFQILANEAAGQVYYGAKVPVKPSYSNLMTMEEHDCTNTLSEENTSFQLELVKQEYATQGKGDFREAAYVIQYPDGSRTSEFEYQGYQVEEGKKRLPGLPSSFDDEGTDATSLTVTFKDRLYDLTMNLHYTVFNDDDVIVRSASFENKGDTVMIDRALSAQLDLPDDNYDLLQFSGTWARERHLYRNHLRPGTQSVASRRINSSHHENPAIILARPNTDNNQGEAFGFKLVYSGSFLDTVEVDQFNTTRVVTGIHPDDFSWQLEAGQSFQTPEAVLSYTNAGMNALSQQMGRFYRDHLINPHFAKEDRPILINNWEATFMDFTEEKLMKIVTKAKETGIEMFVLDDGWFGHRDNDLSSLGDWFVDQKKFLNGVGGFASRVHKLGMKFGLWFEPEMISIDSKLYEDHPDWMIQTKGRLATPARHQFVLDMARQEVVDDIFNKMSAVIKDTKLDYIKWDMNRTITEAFTATLPANRQQEFAHRYILGVYQLYERLTQAFPSVLFESCASGGGRFDLGMMYYAPQAWCSDDTDAVERIYIQDGTSYGYIPSMWGAHVSAVPNDQVGRVTSLDTRAKVAYFGAFGYELDLNELSEEEQETVKEQVAFYKQHRHLFQHGTFYRIDSPDTATDNVYGWQVVNDDQSEAIAVRFQILNEPNPGYIRFYFTGLDPEKTYQVNDDEETYSGAELMNAGYFVARIMPRSASPKPLADFNATMFVVKAVD; this is encoded by the coding sequence ATGCCAGTCTTTATCAACGAAGAGACCAAGCTCTTCCACTTACAAACCAAGAACACTAGCTACATCTTCCAAATCCTCGCTAACGAGGCGGCGGGACAGGTTTATTACGGCGCCAAGGTTCCGGTTAAGCCTTCCTATTCCAACCTAATGACGATGGAAGAACACGACTGCACCAACACCCTGTCGGAAGAAAACACTTCCTTCCAACTCGAACTGGTTAAACAAGAATACGCCACCCAGGGTAAGGGGGACTTCCGCGAGGCCGCCTACGTTATCCAATACCCAGACGGCTCCCGGACCAGCGAATTTGAATACCAGGGTTACCAAGTCGAAGAGGGGAAAAAGCGCCTGCCGGGTCTGCCATCTTCGTTTGACGACGAAGGAACGGACGCCACCAGCCTGACGGTCACTTTCAAGGACCGCCTCTACGATTTGACGATGAACCTGCACTACACGGTCTTTAACGATGACGACGTAATTGTTCGCTCAGCTAGCTTTGAAAATAAGGGTGACACCGTCATGATCGATCGGGCCCTGTCCGCTCAACTTGACTTGCCGGACGACAATTATGACCTCCTACAATTCTCCGGGACCTGGGCTCGCGAACGTCACTTATACCGCAACCACCTGCGGCCGGGGACCCAAAGCGTGGCCAGTCGGCGGATCAACTCCAGCCACCACGAAAACCCGGCCATCATCTTAGCCCGGCCAAACACCGATAATAATCAGGGTGAAGCCTTTGGTTTTAAACTAGTTTACTCCGGGAGTTTCTTAGACACGGTTGAGGTTGACCAGTTTAACACCACCCGGGTCGTTACCGGGATTCACCCCGATGACTTCTCCTGGCAACTAGAAGCCGGCCAATCCTTCCAGACCCCAGAAGCGGTTCTTTCCTATACCAACGCCGGCATGAACGCCCTCAGCCAGCAAATGGGCCGCTTCTACCGTGACCACTTAATTAACCCCCACTTTGCTAAGGAAGACCGGCCAATCCTAATCAACAACTGGGAAGCCACCTTCATGGACTTTACCGAAGAAAAACTGATGAAGATCGTCACTAAGGCTAAGGAAACCGGGATCGAAATGTTTGTCTTAGATGACGGTTGGTTCGGGCACCGTGATAACGACCTGTCTAGCCTGGGGGACTGGTTCGTTGACCAAAAGAAGTTCTTAAACGGGGTCGGCGGCTTTGCCAGCCGGGTGCACAAGTTGGGGATGAAGTTTGGCCTCTGGTTTGAACCAGAAATGATCTCAATTGACTCCAAGCTCTACGAAGACCACCCCGACTGGATGATCCAAACTAAGGGACGGCTAGCCACCCCGGCCCGCCACCAATTCGTCCTCGACATGGCCCGCCAAGAAGTCGTCGATGACATCTTCAACAAGATGAGCGCCGTGATTAAAGACACCAAGCTTGACTACATCAAGTGGGACATGAACCGGACGATCACCGAGGCCTTCACCGCTACCCTGCCGGCTAATCGCCAACAAGAATTTGCCCACCGCTACATCCTCGGGGTTTACCAACTCTACGAACGCCTAACGCAGGCCTTCCCGAGCGTCCTCTTTGAATCCTGCGCCTCCGGTGGTGGCCGCTTCGACCTCGGGATGATGTACTACGCCCCACAAGCCTGGTGCTCTGACGACACCGACGCCGTGGAACGGATCTACATCCAAGACGGGACCTCCTACGGTTACATTCCGTCCATGTGGGGGGCCCACGTTTCGGCCGTGCCAAACGACCAGGTCGGCCGCGTCACTTCCCTAGACACCCGGGCCAAGGTGGCCTACTTCGGTGCCTTTGGTTACGAACTGGACTTAAACGAACTGTCAGAAGAAGAGCAGGAAACGGTTAAAGAACAAGTCGCCTTTTACAAGCAGCACCGCCACCTCTTCCAACACGGGACCTTCTACCGGATTGACAGTCCAGACACCGCTACCGATAACGTCTACGGCTGGCAAGTGGTCAATGACGACCAGTCCGAAGCCATCGCCGTGCGCTTCCAGATCCTCAATGAACCCAACCCGGGTTACATCCGCTTCTACTTTACCGGCTTAGACCCGGAAAAGACCTACCAAGTTAACGACGACGAGGAAACTTACTCCGGTGCAGAACTGATGAACGCCGGTTACTTCGTGGCTCGGATCATGCCACGCTCGGCCTCGCCAAAGCCGCTGGCCGACTTTAACGCCACCATGTTTGTGGTTAAGGCCGTCGACTAA
- a CDS encoding amino acid ABC transporter ATP-binding protein, protein MIKLEHVDKAYRDHHALDDVTVDFAEHQTTVILGPSGAGKSTLLRSLNLLERPQSGTLTIDDVTIDYGANLTNKEILAVRQKTAMVFQSWNLFPHLTILQNITEGPIHVLKQDPDKAKQKAHELLKKVGLDDTANRYPGQLSGGQQQRISICRALAMDPAYILFDEPTSALDPELEAQVLRVLQQLANDGDSLIVVTHNMEFARRVADKIVFVEDGRVDFTGSADDFFNHPTPRIKEFLAAMEF, encoded by the coding sequence ATGATTAAGTTAGAACACGTTGATAAAGCCTACCGCGACCACCACGCCTTAGATGACGTGACGGTTGACTTTGCAGAACACCAAACGACGGTTATTTTGGGGCCGTCGGGGGCCGGGAAGTCGACGCTTTTACGGTCCTTGAACCTCTTGGAGCGGCCCCAATCCGGCACCCTGACGATCGATGACGTCACGATTGATTACGGCGCCAATTTGACTAACAAGGAAATCCTAGCGGTGCGCCAAAAAACGGCGATGGTCTTTCAAAGCTGGAACCTCTTCCCGCACCTAACGATCCTGCAAAACATCACCGAGGGGCCAATTCACGTCCTCAAGCAGGACCCGGACAAGGCCAAACAAAAGGCCCACGAGCTCTTGAAAAAAGTCGGGTTAGACGACACTGCCAACCGTTACCCGGGTCAATTATCCGGGGGGCAGCAGCAACGGATTTCGATTTGCCGGGCGTTAGCAATGGACCCGGCCTACATCCTCTTTGACGAGCCGACTAGTGCCCTGGACCCCGAGTTAGAGGCCCAGGTCCTGCGGGTCCTCCAGCAGTTGGCCAACGACGGCGATTCCTTAATTGTGGTGACTCACAACATGGAATTTGCCCGCCGGGTGGCCGACAAGATCGTCTTTGTCGAAGACGGCCGGGTTGACTTCACCGGGTCGGCCGATGACTTCTTTAACCACCCAACGCCGCGGATCAAGGAATTCTTGGCGGCGATGGAATTTTAG
- a CDS encoding galactokinase has protein sequence MNQQELFDKYQDTFAAQGQDLFFSPGRINVIGEHTDYNGGHVFPCAISLGTYGVYGARDDDQVQLFSGNMEGDVVSFAITDEAPEEAEDRKWANYFKGMLVYLRQKGFKIDHGFNLYVYGNLPYGAGLSSSASIEMLMGQVLKDEFNLDIDQIDLVKLGQKTENDFVGLNSGIMDQFAVGMGKKDNAIFLDCNTLEYKYMPLELGDYEIVIMSTNKKHSLAASAYNDRVAECGEALKRLQTKLDINSLGEIDEDTFDEYSYLLNDETLLKRTRHAVFENQRTIQATKAMTDGDLEKLGRLINASHVSLHFDYEVSGTELDTLAEAAWQQPGVLGARMIGGGFAGSAIAIVKKDQAENLKQKVGEIYREKVGYDASFYDAEIVDGPHKL, from the coding sequence ATGAATCAACAAGAGCTTTTTGACAAGTACCAAGACACCTTTGCAGCGCAGGGCCAAGACCTCTTCTTCTCCCCGGGCCGGATTAACGTGATCGGGGAACACACCGACTACAACGGTGGTCACGTCTTCCCGTGTGCAATTTCCTTGGGGACTTACGGTGTGTACGGCGCCCGCGATGACGACCAGGTGCAACTCTTCTCCGGTAATATGGAAGGCGACGTGGTTTCCTTTGCCATTACGGACGAAGCACCGGAAGAAGCAGAAGACCGCAAGTGGGCTAACTACTTCAAGGGGATGTTGGTTTACCTGCGTCAAAAGGGCTTTAAGATTGACCACGGTTTTAACCTCTACGTTTACGGGAACCTCCCGTACGGGGCCGGCCTTTCTTCATCCGCTTCAATCGAAATGCTGATGGGCCAAGTTTTAAAGGACGAATTTAACCTGGACATCGACCAAATTGACCTGGTGAAGTTGGGCCAAAAGACCGAAAATGACTTTGTCGGCTTAAACTCCGGGATCATGGACCAGTTTGCCGTGGGGATGGGGAAGAAGGACAACGCCATCTTCCTCGACTGCAACACCCTGGAATACAAGTACATGCCGCTGGAACTGGGCGATTACGAAATCGTGATCATGTCGACCAACAAGAAGCACTCCCTAGCCGCTTCCGCTTACAACGACCGGGTAGCTGAATGTGGCGAAGCCCTAAAGCGCCTGCAAACCAAGCTCGACATCAACTCACTGGGCGAAATCGACGAAGACACCTTCGACGAATACAGCTACCTCTTAAACGATGAAACCCTGCTCAAGCGGACCCGCCACGCCGTCTTTGAAAACCAACGGACGATCCAAGCCACTAAGGCGATGACCGACGGCGACCTCGAAAAGCTGGGCCGGCTGATCAACGCCTCCCACGTCTCCTTGCACTTCGATTACGAAGTCTCCGGGACTGAATTAGACACTTTAGCCGAAGCCGCTTGGCAACAACCAGGCGTTTTGGGCGCCCGGATGATCGGTGGGGGCTTTGCCGGCTCCGCCATCGCCATCGTTAAGAAGGACCAGGCCGAAAACCTGAAGCAAAAGGTTGGCGAAATCTACCGTGAGAAGGTCGGCTACGACGCCTCCTTCTACGACGCCGAAATCGTTGACGGTCCACACAAGCTGTAA
- a CDS encoding UDP-glucose--hexose-1-phosphate uridylyltransferase has product MGLIETFAEKAIASGAYQPLDKVYVANKVRALVGNQDGDVQAGRSIAEQLVDLSIENGKIEDGQTEREILNEQLFDLLTPTPSAVNARFWQEYQRSPEAATGWFYQLCTENDYVKVAAIKKNVEFTRQVKDGNELEITINLSKPEKDPKAIAAAAHDTAKKYPQCALCIENEGYLGRLGQAARSNHRVIRMMIGGKGWGFQYSPYAYFHEHCIFLDLQHEPMKIDQQTLVNLVEIEKTLPHYFVGSNADLPIVGGSMLAHEHYQGGRHTFPMMKAPIKQELTFKDYPQVKAGIVDWPMSDIRLETTDQLALINLGTHIMKTWNDYSDPALSIVATGQDGTRHHTVTPIMHREGETFVLDLVLRDNNTSDEYPLGIFHPHEKLWHIKKENIGLIEVMGRAILPARLKVELEEVKKFWLNEDNQIAPAHLPWAQEVAARRDIMSANVEAVLEEELAQVFSNVLEDAGVFKRTDEGDAGWQRFIKQL; this is encoded by the coding sequence ATGGGACTAATTGAAACCTTTGCCGAAAAGGCGATTGCAAGCGGTGCTTACCAACCGTTGGACAAGGTCTACGTGGCCAACAAGGTGCGTGCTTTAGTCGGCAATCAGGACGGGGACGTGCAAGCCGGGCGGTCAATTGCCGAGCAGCTGGTTGACTTATCGATTGAAAACGGTAAGATTGAAGACGGACAAACCGAGCGGGAAATCTTAAACGAGCAGCTCTTTGACTTGCTGACCCCCACGCCGTCCGCCGTTAACGCCCGCTTCTGGCAGGAATACCAACGTTCCCCGGAAGCCGCCACTGGTTGGTTCTACCAACTTTGTACCGAAAACGACTACGTTAAGGTAGCGGCCATTAAAAAGAACGTCGAGTTTACCCGGCAGGTCAAGGATGGTAACGAGCTGGAAATCACCATTAATTTATCCAAGCCGGAAAAGGACCCCAAGGCGATTGCGGCGGCGGCCCACGATACGGCCAAAAAGTACCCCCAGTGCGCCCTGTGCATTGAAAACGAGGGCTACCTAGGACGCTTAGGCCAGGCGGCCCGCAGTAATCACCGGGTTATCCGGATGATGATCGGCGGTAAGGGTTGGGGCTTCCAGTACTCACCGTACGCTTACTTCCATGAACACTGCATCTTCTTGGACCTCCAGCACGAGCCAATGAAGATCGATCAACAAACCCTGGTCAACTTAGTCGAGATCGAAAAGACCCTGCCGCACTACTTCGTGGGCTCCAACGCCGACCTGCCAATTGTCGGGGGTTCAATGCTGGCCCACGAGCACTACCAAGGTGGCCGCCACACCTTCCCGATGATGAAGGCCCCGATTAAGCAGGAACTGACCTTTAAGGACTACCCGCAGGTCAAGGCCGGCATCGTTGACTGGCCAATGTCAGACATCCGCCTGGAAACGACCGACCAGCTCGCCCTCATCAACCTGGGGACCCACATCATGAAGACCTGGAACGACTACAGCGATCCGGCGCTTTCGATTGTGGCCACCGGGCAAGACGGCACCCGTCATCACACCGTAACCCCGATCATGCACCGGGAAGGGGAGACCTTTGTCTTAGACCTCGTCTTACGTGACAACAATACTAGCGACGAGTACCCACTAGGAATCTTCCACCCGCACGAAAAGCTGTGGCACATCAAGAAGGAAAACATTGGCCTGATTGAAGTGATGGGGCGGGCAATCTTGCCGGCCCGGCTGAAGGTTGAACTGGAAGAAGTTAAGAAATTCTGGTTAAATGAAGATAACCAAATTGCCCCAGCGCACCTGCCGTGGGCCCAGGAGGTCGCCGCACGCCGCGACATTATGTCGGCCAACGTGGAGGCGGTCTTAGAAGAAGAACTCGCCCAGGTCTTCTCCAATGTATTAGAGGACGCTGGGGTCTTCAAGCGTACGGACGAAGGCGACGCTGGCTGGCAACGATTTATTAAGCAACTATAA
- a CDS encoding glycoside-pentoside-hexuronide (GPH):cation symporter translates to MDAQNTKAKTFSSRIAYSFGAFGHDMFYGMLSTYFMMFVTGHLFNSNAGGEAARMVSFITLTIMVLRIAELVIDPFIGNIIDKTDTKWGHFKPWVVGGGIISAIAIALLFTNLGGLTYKNPMMYLVLFAILYIVMDIFYSFNDVAFWSMIPAISFDSAEREKTATFARVGSTLGGQLVGVVVMPLVLFFSLNSNSGNGDGRGWFGFAATVAIIAAVTSIGVGIFTHEKKNELRNNTESTSFGKVLGVLVKNDQLMAIALTYVLYTTGIQIMNSFQLYYFTYIMGKAPTYTIYALINGLIGVITVSLFPGLAKKFSRRRVFFYSILVMLIGLVLFALAGHSLPMVILGGAIFMLPQPLIFLVVLMIITDSVEYGQLKLGHRDEGLTLSVRPLLDKFGGAVAGGVVGMTATAAGMISGATADQITAHGTSIFKLIMFAVPAILILLGTFVFSRKVKLDEKMHAQIVDELEKTWHQHLEGDDSALSETAAAETAATLSFAAPVDGKLLPLSSVSAPAFANGSMGEGIAIKPTDGQIFAPVAGTIVADFPSTRHALGIRTDNGIPFLIHVGVDTVEMQGTGFVSYVENGQHVEAGDKLMEFWSPAIKEAGHDDTVMIAFTKSDDTPNYELKFVKNEGLVDHGDEIIQIENK, encoded by the coding sequence ATGGATGCTCAAAATACTAAGGCGAAAACATTTAGTTCCCGGATCGCATATTCGTTTGGGGCCTTTGGTCACGATATGTTCTACGGGATGCTTTCGACTTACTTCATGATGTTCGTTACCGGCCACTTGTTTAACAGCAACGCCGGTGGGGAAGCCGCCCGGATGGTTTCCTTTATCACTTTAACCATCATGGTGCTACGGATTGCCGAATTAGTGATCGACCCGTTCATCGGGAACATCATCGACAAGACCGACACCAAGTGGGGTCACTTTAAGCCATGGGTTGTCGGTGGGGGGATCATCTCTGCCATTGCCATCGCCCTCTTGTTCACCAACTTGGGCGGCTTGACTTACAAGAACCCAATGATGTACCTGGTACTCTTTGCCATTCTCTACATCGTGATGGATATCTTCTATTCCTTCAACGACGTGGCCTTCTGGTCCATGATTCCTGCCATCTCCTTTGATAGTGCAGAACGTGAAAAGACGGCTACCTTCGCCCGGGTTGGTTCCACCTTAGGGGGCCAATTGGTTGGGGTCGTTGTTATGCCACTCGTGCTCTTCTTCTCCCTTAACTCTAACAGCGGAAACGGTGACGGCCGTGGTTGGTTTGGCTTCGCCGCTACTGTGGCCATCATCGCCGCTGTAACGTCAATTGGGGTGGGGATCTTCACCCACGAAAAGAAGAACGAACTTCGTAACAACACCGAAAGCACCTCCTTTGGGAAGGTTTTAGGCGTCTTAGTTAAAAACGACCAATTAATGGCGATCGCTTTAACCTATGTCCTCTACACCACCGGGATTCAAATCATGAATTCCTTCCAACTCTACTACTTCACCTACATCATGGGGAAAGCACCAACCTACACGATCTACGCTTTGATCAACGGGTTAATCGGGGTCATCACCGTTTCCCTCTTCCCTGGCTTGGCTAAGAAGTTCAGCCGGCGTCGGGTCTTCTTCTACTCCATCTTAGTAATGCTGATCGGGCTGGTACTCTTCGCCTTGGCCGGTCACTCCTTACCAATGGTTATCCTTGGTGGGGCCATCTTCATGCTGCCACAACCACTGATCTTCCTGGTTGTTTTGATGATCATCACCGACTCCGTTGAATACGGTCAATTAAAGCTTGGTCACCGTGACGAAGGGTTAACCCTTTCCGTTCGGCCACTGCTTGACAAGTTCGGTGGTGCCGTTGCCGGTGGTGTGGTTGGGATGACCGCTACCGCTGCCGGGATGATTTCCGGGGCTACTGCTGACCAAATCACCGCCCACGGGACGTCCATCTTCAAGCTGATTATGTTTGCCGTTCCAGCCATCCTGATCTTACTGGGGACCTTTGTCTTCTCCCGCAAGGTTAAGCTGGACGAAAAGATGCACGCCCAAATCGTTGACGAACTGGAAAAGACTTGGCACCAACACCTGGAAGGCGACGACTCCGCCCTTAGCGAAACGGCTGCCGCTGAGACCGCCGCTACCCTCTCCTTTGCCGCTCCGGTTGACGGGAAGCTCTTACCATTAAGTAGCGTTTCCGCCCCAGCCTTTGCTAACGGCTCGATGGGTGAAGGGATTGCCATCAAGCCTACCGATGGCCAAATCTTTGCTCCGGTGGCCGGGACGATCGTCGCTGACTTCCCAAGCACCCGTCACGCCCTCGGGATCCGGACCGATAACGGGATTCCGTTCTTGATCCACGTCGGGGTCGACACGGTTGAAATGCAAGGGACTGGCTTCGTCTCCTACGTCGAAAACGGTCAACACGTTGAAGCCGGCGACAAGCTGATGGAATTCTGGTCCCCAGCCATTAAGGAAGCGGGCCACGACGACACCGTCATGATCGCCTTCACCAAGTCTGATGACACACCAAACTACGAGCTCAAGTTCGTGAAGAACGAAGGCCTCGTTGATCACGGTGACGAAATTATTCAGATCGAAAATAAGTAA
- a CDS encoding GDSL-type esterase/lipase family protein, whose amino-acid sequence MTKLFTPTEVAEGSLLLGRWQLQNDELYTPLLGGVIKTIVTGSDQLTLTVANRHHPLMPSHYWAVRVNHTAWRRYSAALPIEVALPAERNLVEIMTAGNTNLDDVWSGNQGFALTKLELKGAGRLIKPSPRPVVAIYGDSITAGCWVNGYGASSDYRPEQNFVGLAQDKIDVDLARVAYSAAGVLRPATGGVPVAIDWLDHFNVQTPWPPHPVSLSVINLGVNDRRFSEADFATAYEQYVTAFLKRQTGPVALMIPFAQSMANVIRATAQYHQLPVIETADWCASFTDGLHPDLTGAQQAAPRFAKALTRLLNERM is encoded by the coding sequence ATGACTAAACTTTTTACCCCGACTGAGGTGGCTGAAGGCAGCTTGCTCCTGGGGCGCTGGCAATTGCAAAATGACGAACTCTACACCCCACTCCTAGGCGGAGTGATTAAAACGATCGTCACCGGCAGCGACCAGCTGACTTTAACGGTCGCTAACCGCCACCACCCGCTTATGCCCAGCCACTACTGGGCGGTGCGGGTCAACCACACAGCGTGGCGCCGCTATAGTGCTGCTCTCCCTATCGAAGTCGCCTTACCCGCCGAGCGCAACCTCGTTGAGATCATGACCGCCGGTAATACCAACCTCGACGACGTCTGGTCCGGTAACCAAGGCTTTGCCCTCACCAAGCTCGAACTGAAGGGCGCCGGCCGGTTAATTAAACCAAGTCCCCGCCCGGTCGTAGCCATCTACGGCGATTCAATCACCGCTGGCTGCTGGGTCAACGGCTACGGCGCCAGCAGCGACTACCGCCCGGAACAAAACTTTGTCGGCCTGGCCCAGGACAAAATCGACGTCGACCTCGCCCGGGTTGCCTACTCGGCCGCCGGGGTCTTGCGCCCGGCTACCGGGGGTGTCCCGGTCGCCATCGACTGGCTCGACCATTTCAACGTCCAGACGCCTTGGCCGCCCCACCCGGTTAGTCTGTCGGTCATCAACCTCGGGGTTAACGACCGGCGCTTTAGCGAGGCCGACTTTGCGACCGCCTACGAACAATACGTGACCGCCTTTTTAAAGCGCCAAACTGGTCCGGTCGCCCTAATGATCCCCTTTGCCCAGAGCATGGCAAACGTCATCCGGGCCACTGCCCAGTACCACCAGCTCCCCGTTATCGAAACGGCCGATTGGTGTGCGAGTTTCACCGATGGCCTTCACCCCGACCTAACCGGTGCTCAGCAAGCGGCGCCCCGCTTTGCCAAGGCCCTCACCCGCCTACTCAATGAAAGGATGTGA
- a CDS encoding LacI family DNA-binding transcriptional regulator produces MAVTLKDIANRAGVSLATVSRVLNNDPRLSVSVETRRKIISIAEQLSYTKRPKSQVMGRRIAIVQWYSAERELDDIYYMSVRMNVEQAAQQAGFMTMTVFENNMDQIPQDIDGIVAIGKFSGHQLHLFEKLTPAVVVVDYDVLVGGLDCVLPDFVGGMNQAAGYLTTHYQNIGLIAGLELTTDGQRVRDVREKTFLNALKDRERYNPKLVKVENYTVDGGYKAMKELLAGPESLDAVMVTNDAMAVGALRALHEAHVVIPDQIALVSFNDIESVTCNLYPALSAVHVATDQMASVAIELLGRRLADSELAPQRVVVGTRLMLRQSTPPEETNS; encoded by the coding sequence ATGGCAGTTACCCTTAAAGACATCGCGAACCGAGCGGGGGTTTCCTTGGCCACCGTCTCCCGGGTACTCAACAACGACCCGCGGCTATCGGTATCGGTGGAAACCCGCCGCAAAATTATTTCGATCGCCGAACAGCTTTCCTACACTAAGCGACCGAAGTCCCAAGTGATGGGACGACGGATCGCCATTGTTCAGTGGTATTCGGCCGAGCGCGAACTCGACGATATCTACTACATGAGCGTCCGGATGAACGTTGAACAGGCGGCCCAGCAAGCCGGCTTCATGACGATGACCGTCTTTGAAAACAACATGGATCAGATTCCCCAAGATATTGACGGGATCGTGGCGATCGGGAAGTTTTCCGGTCACCAGCTCCACTTGTTTGAAAAACTAACCCCGGCCGTGGTGGTGGTGGACTACGACGTCTTGGTGGGCGGCCTTGACTGTGTCTTGCCCGATTTTGTCGGCGGGATGAACCAGGCGGCCGGCTACTTGACCACCCATTACCAAAATATCGGCCTGATTGCCGGTCTCGAGTTAACTACCGACGGTCAGCGGGTCCGCGACGTGCGGGAAAAGACCTTCTTAAACGCTTTGAAGGACCGCGAGCGGTATAACCCCAAGCTGGTTAAGGTCGAAAACTACACCGTTGACGGTGGTTACAAGGCGATGAAGGAGCTCTTGGCGGGCCCCGAGTCCCTCGATGCAGTGATGGTTACCAACGATGCGATGGCCGTGGGGGCTTTACGCGCCTTACACGAGGCCCACGTGGTCATTCCAGACCAGATTGCTTTGGTCTCCTTTAACGATATCGAATCGGTTACTTGTAACCTCTATCCGGCCCTGTCGGCGGTTCACGTTGCCACCGACCAGATGGCGAGCGTAGCCATCGAATTGCTAGGACGGCGGCTCGCCGATAGCGAACTCGCTCCCCAGCGGGTGGTGGTCGGAACTAGGTTGATGCTACGCCAAAGTACGCCACCAGAAGAAACCAATTCATAA